One genomic segment of Belonocnema kinseyi isolate 2016_QV_RU_SX_M_011 chromosome 2, B_treatae_v1, whole genome shotgun sequence includes these proteins:
- the LOC117167380 gene encoding LETM1 domain-containing protein 1 isoform X5 → MYKIGNGILSRGNCLTSFNTRQVPRLIQYGTNSKNPSEKRADITQRRMAFFKKMWLLHYMNFISSYQKNLEKKFPKMKIMRIFNSGIKDLYLDIKRYVFIRKKQKQQGIEKLTRDELELSFTLPKDLIKVSPILLISAIPFTNYIVLPMIYLFPRTFLISHFWSIQQRLDYLLYEHKRKLKYNKSVLRSLQAEMQNIDQPSLKVKWSGVIASLGSGTHPTTSDIIASKQIFIGQPYSLNSLRKSHVFVKNQFVKNQQGSLGKTYSSQELYLD, encoded by the exons atgtataagatAGGAAATGGGATTTTAAGTCGTGGAAATTGTTTAACATCCTTCAATACAAGACAAGTCCCACGTTTAATACAGTATGGCACTAATAGTAAAAATCCTTCTGAGAAGAGAGCTGACATAACGCAAAGAAGAATGGCTTTCTTCAAGAAAATGTGGCTTTTACATTATATGAATTTCATTTCATCGTACCagaagaatttagagaaaaagttTCCAAAGATGAAAATAATGCGTATTTTTAACTCAGGGATCAAAGATTTATACCTTGATATaaaaagatatgtttttattagaaaaaaacaaaaacagcaAGGAATTGAAAAGCTAACAAGGGATGAACTGGAACTAAGTTTTACGTTGCCGAAAGACTTGATCAAAGTGTCTCCAATCTTATTGATTTCAGCAATCCCATTCACTAATTATATAGTACTTCCTATGATTTACTTATTTCCTAGAACGTTTCTCATCTCTCATTTTTGGTCTATACAACAAAGACTCGATTACCTTTTGTATGAACACAAACGGAAATTGAAATACAATAAATCTGTGCTAAGGTCTTTACAAGCGGAAATGCAAAACATTGATCAACCGAGCTTAAAAGTAAAATGGAGTGGGGTGATTGCGAGCTTAGGTAGTGGTACCCACCCAACAACTTCAGACATTATTGCCTCGAAACAAATATTTATAGGGCAGCCGTACTCTTTGAATTCACTTAGAAAAAGTCACGTG tttgtcaaaaaccagtttgtcaaaaaccaacAAGGTTCTCTAGGTAAGACTTATAGCTCCCAAGAACTATATCTCGATTAG
- the LOC117167380 gene encoding LETM1 domain-containing protein 1 isoform X6, translating into MYKIGNGILSRGNCLTSFNTRQVPRLIQYGTNSKNPSEKRADITQRRMAFFKKMWLLHYMNFISSYQKNLEKKFPKMKIMRIFNSGIKDLYLDIKRYVFIRKKQKQQGIEKLTRDELELSFTLPKDLIKVSPILLISAIPFTNYIVLPMIYLFPRTFLISHFWSIQQRLDYLLYEHKRKLKYNKSVLRSLQAEMQNIDQPSLKVKWSGVIASLGSGTHPTTSDIIASKQIFIGQPYSLNSLRKSHVVRIS; encoded by the exons atgtataagatAGGAAATGGGATTTTAAGTCGTGGAAATTGTTTAACATCCTTCAATACAAGACAAGTCCCACGTTTAATACAGTATGGCACTAATAGTAAAAATCCTTCTGAGAAGAGAGCTGACATAACGCAAAGAAGAATGGCTTTCTTCAAGAAAATGTGGCTTTTACATTATATGAATTTCATTTCATCGTACCagaagaatttagagaaaaagttTCCAAAGATGAAAATAATGCGTATTTTTAACTCAGGGATCAAAGATTTATACCTTGATATaaaaagatatgtttttattagaaaaaaacaaaaacagcaAGGAATTGAAAAGCTAACAAGGGATGAACTGGAACTAAGTTTTACGTTGCCGAAAGACTTGATCAAAGTGTCTCCAATCTTATTGATTTCAGCAATCCCATTCACTAATTATATAGTACTTCCTATGATTTACTTATTTCCTAGAACGTTTCTCATCTCTCATTTTTGGTCTATACAACAAAGACTCGATTACCTTTTGTATGAACACAAACGGAAATTGAAATACAATAAATCTGTGCTAAGGTCTTTACAAGCGGAAATGCAAAACATTGATCAACCGAGCTTAAAAGTAAAATGGAGTGGGGTGATTGCGAGCTTAGGTAGTGGTACCCACCCAACAACTTCAGACATTATTGCCTCGAAACAAATATTTATAGGGCAGCCGTACTCTTTGAATTCACTTAGAAAAAGTCACGTG gttaggatatcttga